One region of Lactobacillus johnsonii genomic DNA includes:
- a CDS encoding tyrosine-protein phosphatase produces MEHNRLVTFDGTVNFRDIGGYENNDGKHVKWNKIYRSDSLSSLTKNDEEKLEEMKVTVDCDLRTSNEQLMAPDRQWNGVEVIDCHVYAEDSSGNFVNDSHKLYRFLHHIPKVNSYLGEIYQNVILSPASQKAFARVFASLLTLPEDEALVYHCSAGKDRTGMTTALILKGLGVDEHTIARDYLLTNELYTFGLKKQLPSDSEMIKMVNRMNITEGEGTAIEGITQTIDIGYGGFENYFTKELGFSRQDLKDFRKLYLE; encoded by the coding sequence ATGGAACATAATCGTTTAGTTACCTTTGATGGTACTGTTAATTTTCGCGATATTGGTGGCTATGAAAATAATGACGGTAAACATGTTAAGTGGAATAAAATTTATCGTTCTGATTCCTTAAGTAGTCTAACTAAAAACGATGAAGAAAAGTTAGAAGAAATGAAAGTCACAGTAGATTGTGATTTACGTACAAGTAATGAACAATTGATGGCTCCGGACCGACAATGGAATGGGGTAGAAGTTATCGATTGTCATGTCTACGCAGAGGATAGCAGCGGTAATTTTGTTAATGACAGTCATAAACTATATCGCTTTTTACATCATATTCCTAAAGTTAATAGTTATTTAGGTGAAATTTATCAAAATGTAATTTTAAGTCCTGCTAGTCAAAAGGCTTTTGCCCGTGTGTTTGCGTCCCTACTTACCTTACCGGAGGATGAAGCGTTAGTATATCACTGCAGTGCTGGTAAAGATAGAACGGGAATGACCACCGCATTAATTTTAAAGGGCCTGGGTGTTGATGAGCATACAATTGCCCGTGACTATTTATTAACAAATGAGCTGTATACTTTTGGTCTTAAAAAGCAACTTCCAAGTGATTCTGAAATGATTAAAATGGTTAATCGCATGAATATTACTGAAGGTGAAGGTACCGCTATTGAAGGAATTACTCAGACAATCGATATTGGATATGGCGGTTTTGAAAATTACTTTACTAAAGAACTTGGTTTTTCAAGGCAAGATCTAAAAGATTTTAGGAAATTATATTTAGAGTAA
- a CDS encoding sucrose-6-phosphate hydrolase, with the protein MEWTREQRYRKYKDWDAQTLLNLQAQAATSPYQMHYHIHPLSGLINDPNGFSYYNGEYHLFCQSYPFGPVHGVKSWIHYASPDLVHWHYLGSAIDPDSDLDNAGAYSGSAMEHDGKLLLMYTGNHRDKDWTRIPYQVIAEMDKDNHITKPKDPAILPPDHVSEHFRDPQLFEHDGKYYVLLGAQDAKTKKGHIDIYESTDLKNWHENGYLDLGKDEMGYMIECPNLVFVNNYPVLIFCPQGLDKSVADYKNIYPNMYWIGKDINLSEAKFTPLQEKPANLDDGFDVYATQAFNAPDGNAYAISWVGLPDCTYPTDRENWANCYSQVKRLEIKDGALYQHPVDAIKKLRHNEKQLNNEKIISQAAGKQYELKLHLLAGQSGKLHLASNEDLSSSLVLDFNTDQNAKLTIDRASSGPAVNPDYGATRTIDLKDDQDLDLDIFIDGSLCEIFINNGRHVATLRFFAPTPNQKIAFDKDTKYTGRLWSMNSIL; encoded by the coding sequence ATGGAATGGACAAGAGAACAACGTTATCGCAAATACAAAGATTGGGATGCACAGACTTTATTAAATCTTCAAGCTCAAGCTGCAACGTCTCCCTATCAAATGCACTATCATATCCACCCACTTTCTGGATTAATCAATGATCCCAATGGATTTTCCTATTATAATGGTGAATACCATCTATTTTGTCAGTCTTATCCATTTGGACCAGTTCATGGAGTTAAATCTTGGATTCACTATGCTTCGCCGGACTTAGTGCATTGGCATTATCTTGGTTCAGCAATTGATCCAGACAGTGACTTAGATAATGCAGGTGCCTACTCAGGTTCAGCAATGGAACATGATGGAAAACTTCTATTAATGTATACAGGCAATCACCGCGATAAAGATTGGACTAGAATTCCTTATCAAGTAATTGCGGAAATGGATAAAGATAATCATATTACTAAACCTAAGGACCCCGCAATTCTGCCTCCAGATCATGTCAGTGAACACTTCCGTGATCCACAATTATTTGAGCATGATGGAAAATATTATGTTTTACTTGGGGCCCAAGATGCTAAGACTAAGAAGGGTCACATTGATATTTATGAATCAACTGATCTCAAAAATTGGCATGAAAATGGCTACTTAGACTTAGGTAAAGACGAAATGGGCTATATGATTGAATGTCCTAACCTAGTTTTTGTTAATAATTATCCTGTTTTAATTTTCTGTCCTCAAGGATTAGACAAGTCAGTTGCTGACTACAAAAATATTTATCCAAATATGTACTGGATTGGAAAAGATATTAACTTAAGTGAAGCAAAATTTACCCCTCTTCAAGAAAAACCAGCTAATTTAGATGATGGCTTTGATGTCTATGCCACTCAAGCATTTAATGCACCCGATGGGAATGCTTATGCTATTTCTTGGGTTGGTCTTCCAGACTGTACTTATCCAACTGATAGAGAAAACTGGGCTAATTGCTACAGTCAAGTTAAGCGACTAGAAATTAAAGATGGGGCGTTATATCAACATCCAGTAGACGCAATTAAGAAATTACGTCATAATGAGAAACAGCTCAACAATGAAAAGATAATTAGTCAAGCAGCCGGTAAGCAATATGAACTGAAACTTCACTTACTAGCCGGTCAAAGTGGAAAATTACACTTAGCTTCTAATGAAGATCTATCATCAAGTCTAGTTCTTGATTTTAATACAGATCAAAATGCAAAATTAACAATTGATCGTGCTTCAAGTGGCCCAGCTGTTAACCCAGATTATGGTGCAACTAGAACAATTGACCTGAAAGATGATCAAGATCTAGATTTAGATATTTTTATCGATGGATCATTATGCGAAATTTTCATCAATAATGGCCGTCATGTTGCAACTTTAAGATTCTTTGCACCAACTCCAAACCAAAAAATTGCTTTTGACAAAGATACTAAGTACACGGGACGACTATGGAGCATGAATTCTATATTATAG
- a CDS encoding type 1 glutamine amidotransferase: MADKTIKIAYLYEDLMNTYGDSGDVKVIRYLLDKQGYQTEVDNISLDDSFDANDYDFLFFGGGQDFEQTVVAKDLPRHKETIENYIKAGNPMLCICGGYQLMGDYYKTNSGITIKGLGILPLHTIFKADKRMIGDTRYMTEWGEVKAFENHSGQTYFDNTNMLHSFGEMIEGYGNNPQDKVEGLRYKNFIGSYSHGPLLRNTNVANAIVKMILERHKERTANEVESV; the protein is encoded by the coding sequence ATGGCAGATAAAACAATAAAAATTGCATACTTATACGAAGATTTAATGAATACTTACGGAGATTCTGGCGATGTTAAAGTAATTCGTTACCTATTGGATAAGCAAGGCTATCAAACTGAAGTTGATAACATTTCATTAGACGATAGTTTTGATGCTAATGACTACGACTTTTTATTCTTTGGTGGTGGTCAAGACTTTGAACAAACTGTTGTAGCTAAAGATCTGCCACGTCATAAAGAAACAATTGAAAACTATATCAAAGCCGGTAATCCAATGCTTTGTATCTGTGGTGGTTATCAATTGATGGGAGATTATTATAAAACTAACTCTGGCATTACCATCAAAGGATTAGGGATCTTACCTTTACATACAATTTTTAAGGCAGACAAGCGAATGATTGGTGATACCCGCTATATGACTGAATGGGGCGAAGTAAAAGCCTTTGAAAATCATTCAGGACAAACTTACTTTGATAATACTAACATGCTTCATTCCTTTGGTGAAATGATTGAAGGTTATGGCAACAATCCTCAAGATAAAGTTGAAGGTTTACGCTACAAAAACTTTATTGGATCATATTCACACGGCCCGCTACTTCGAAACACAAATGTGGCAAACGCAATTGTTAAAATGATTTTAGAACGTCACAAGGAGCGCACTGCTAATGAAGTTGAATCCGTTTAG
- the thiD gene encoding bifunctional hydroxymethylpyrimidine kinase/phosphomethylpyrimidine kinase: MSKEHIEALTIAGHDSDGSAGMPADLHAFYARGVYGMGLLTAAVAGNSQGIFAQQLMPLDFIQKQFDVLNEDFKIKAVKTGMLANKEIIDVVAKNLKHYQMQNIVLDPVIITKHGATLLADDAYQAFLDELVPLATIITPNFFEAQKLTELELKNEDEIKQGARKLQKMGVKNVLIKGSHHNSNQTEVKDYLLLADGSEEWLTKPYFKTDRVNGTGDTLSAVITAELAKGTDLKTAVKIAKDFTYEAISHPINVGSKYGPINHLAAQEEMN; encoded by the coding sequence ATGTCAAAAGAACACATCGAAGCTTTAACAATTGCAGGTCATGATAGCGACGGAAGTGCTGGGATGCCAGCAGATTTACATGCTTTTTATGCACGTGGCGTTTATGGGATGGGGCTGTTAACTGCTGCTGTCGCAGGAAATTCTCAAGGTATTTTTGCACAACAATTAATGCCATTAGATTTTATTCAAAAGCAATTTGATGTTTTAAATGAAGACTTTAAAATAAAAGCCGTTAAAACAGGAATGCTAGCTAATAAAGAAATTATTGATGTAGTTGCTAAAAACTTAAAACATTATCAAATGCAAAATATTGTGCTTGATCCAGTAATCATCACTAAGCATGGAGCTACACTTTTAGCAGATGATGCCTATCAAGCTTTTCTTGACGAATTAGTTCCCCTTGCAACAATTATTACACCGAACTTTTTTGAAGCTCAGAAATTGACTGAACTTGAACTAAAGAATGAAGATGAAATTAAACAAGGCGCAAGAAAGCTACAAAAAATGGGCGTTAAAAATGTTTTAATTAAGGGCAGTCACCACAATAGCAATCAAACTGAAGTTAAGGACTACCTTTTATTAGCAGATGGTTCAGAAGAATGGTTAACTAAGCCATATTTCAAAACAGATCGAGTTAACGGAACTGGTGATACTTTATCAGCAGTAATTACAGCTGAATTAGCTAAAGGGACTGATCTCAAAACGGCTGTTAAAATTGCTAAGGATTTTACTTATGAAGCCATTTCACATCCAATAAATGTTGGCTCTAAATATGGCCCAATCAACCATCTAGCCGCTCAAGAAGAAATGAACTAA
- a CDS encoding LacI family DNA-binding transcriptional regulator, with protein MVKLTDVAAKAGCSVTTVSRVINNYGYISQKTRKKVHEAMKELNYQPNSVARSLQGKKTKLIGLIFPDVSNPFFGELVSKIEDCLFKHGYKAILCNAGNDKEKERTYLQMLMANQVDGIIAGAHNLGIEEYQRTGLPIVSFDRKLSDNIPIVSADNFKGGSLATQELYNHGARHIYFVGNPTLDGHPTQKRLLGYKETIKELKLTEHIHPVIFNETLALKEMAIRDLLENHKVDGIVASDDLTALLILNISHDLGIHIPKDLKIIGFDGSKVVRDFEPRLSTIVQPIPSIAQLLVKLLEKRIDNPTEELDNYTYYLPVELLKRESSGN; from the coding sequence ATGGTCAAATTAACCGATGTAGCTGCCAAAGCAGGCTGCTCTGTTACTACAGTTTCACGCGTAATTAATAATTACGGCTATATTAGTCAAAAAACACGTAAAAAAGTTCATGAGGCAATGAAAGAGTTGAATTATCAACCTAATTCAGTTGCTCGATCCCTGCAAGGCAAGAAAACCAAATTAATTGGTTTAATTTTCCCGGATGTTTCTAATCCTTTTTTTGGAGAATTAGTTTCTAAAATAGAAGATTGCCTTTTTAAGCATGGCTATAAAGCAATCCTTTGTAATGCTGGCAATGACAAAGAAAAAGAGCGTACTTACTTACAAATGCTAATGGCTAACCAAGTTGATGGCATTATCGCTGGTGCACATAACTTAGGAATTGAAGAGTATCAAAGAACTGGCCTACCAATTGTGTCTTTTGATCGAAAATTATCGGACAATATTCCAATCGTTAGTGCCGATAACTTTAAAGGCGGTAGTTTAGCTACTCAAGAGCTCTATAATCATGGTGCGCGTCACATTTACTTTGTCGGAAATCCCACTTTAGATGGTCACCCTACTCAAAAGCGGCTTCTAGGCTATAAAGAAACAATTAAGGAGCTTAAGTTAACAGAACACATCCATCCAGTGATCTTTAACGAAACTCTCGCCTTAAAAGAAATGGCAATTAGAGACTTACTAGAAAATCATAAAGTAGATGGAATCGTCGCTTCCGATGACCTCACTGCTCTTCTTATTTTAAATATCAGTCATGATTTAGGTATTCATATTCCTAAAGATTTAAAAATTATTGGCTTTGATGGTAGTAAAGTTGTCCGTGATTTTGAACCACGTTTATCTACAATTGTTCAACCTATTCCCTCAATTGCGCAATTACTTGTTAAACTTTTAGAAAAAAGAATTGATAATCCGACTGAAGAATTGGATAACTATACTTACTATTTACCCGTAGAATTACTTAAACGTGAATCTAGTGGAAACTAA
- a CDS encoding ATP-binding cassette domain-containing protein, translating to MTLKYASKINVTLYILLSIIYASGNVAIAYVSKLMLNNAQYQRGGLTQLLIIALLGSLIIVIIMFSNFAYKYLKNKIILEINLELKKRLMTHLMNKNGTSQKEGLNLMTNDLKQIETLKISNELLIITEIFSFVLSLVAGLLNSWFLTIIFMITTLLPGLIQKLFVKKIQNKSKKWEQRNANYTQRVSDGLNGAVTANLYNARNSVLERIITDAKSMENALKSLNYTQDVANQIIIALADIFSFILPFFIGAVLMYNGQIGSGTLIMIVQLSNNFINPIVNIFDQLNQIKSTEPIWKKIEVGLNDVPTAPNDQKTTSNRTFKKLQTDSLTYNINGKNIFTDLSLIIPHKSKVLITAPSGWGKSTFLQLLLGKLKPDSGKILIDSENITNNWETAHNYFSYVTQSPFIFDDTLEFNITLGKKYPSKKLNAVIEKAGLKELVDEKGLTYSVGEKGKNLSGGQIQRIEIARALLSDRPIMLADEATSALDQKLSEKIHSIILDNPRLTVIEVAHKISTKEKEKFDKVLKLDELAKQK from the coding sequence ATGACTTTAAAATACGCATCAAAAATAAATGTTACACTGTATATTTTGTTATCAATTATATATGCATCGGGGAATGTTGCAATTGCATATGTTTCAAAATTAATGCTAAATAATGCTCAATACCAGCGTGGAGGATTAACTCAACTTTTAATAATCGCTTTGTTGGGTTCGCTTATAATAGTAATAATTATGTTTTCTAACTTTGCATATAAATATTTAAAAAATAAAATTATTTTAGAAATTAATCTTGAATTGAAAAAAAGATTAATGACTCATTTAATGAATAAAAATGGCACTTCTCAAAAAGAAGGGCTTAACTTGATGACAAATGATTTAAAGCAAATAGAAACGTTAAAAATCAGTAATGAATTATTGATTATTACAGAGATTTTTTCATTTGTTTTATCATTAGTAGCTGGATTATTAAATAGTTGGTTTTTAACTATAATATTTATGATTACTACTTTATTACCCGGCTTAATACAAAAATTATTTGTCAAAAAGATTCAAAATAAATCAAAAAAATGGGAACAAAGAAATGCAAACTATACACAAAGAGTGAGCGATGGATTAAATGGAGCAGTAACGGCAAATTTATATAATGCAAGAAACTCAGTCTTGGAGAGGATTATTACTGATGCTAAAAGTATGGAAAATGCTTTAAAGTCATTAAACTATACTCAAGATGTAGCAAATCAAATTATTATCGCTTTAGCTGATATCTTTAGTTTTATTCTCCCATTTTTTATAGGTGCTGTTTTAATGTATAATGGTCAAATTGGTTCGGGTACTTTGATTATGATTGTTCAATTATCTAATAATTTTATTAATCCTATTGTTAATATTTTTGATCAATTGAATCAAATTAAGTCAACTGAACCAATTTGGAAAAAAATAGAAGTTGGATTAAATGATGTTCCAACAGCGCCAAATGATCAGAAAACGACTTCTAATCGTACGTTCAAGAAATTACAAACAGATAGTTTAACCTATAATATAAATGGAAAAAACATATTTACTGATTTATCACTTATTATTCCTCATAAAAGTAAAGTTTTGATTACAGCACCAAGTGGATGGGGAAAATCGACATTTTTACAGTTATTATTGGGAAAATTAAAACCTGATAGTGGAAAGATTTTAATTGATTCTGAGAATATTACTAATAACTGGGAAACAGCCCATAATTATTTTAGTTATGTAACCCAATCTCCTTTTATTTTTGATGATACATTGGAATTTAATATTACATTAGGTAAAAAGTATCCATCAAAAAAGTTAAATGCAGTTATTGAGAAAGCTGGATTAAAGGAATTGGTTGATGAAAAGGGTTTAACTTACTCGGTAGGAGAGAAAGGAAAAAATTTGTCAGGAGGGCAAATTCAAAGGATCGAAATTGCAAGGGCTTTACTATCAGATCGACCTATTATGTTGGCTGATGAAGCAACCAGTGCTTTGGATCAAAAATTATCCGAAAAGATTCACAGCATTATTTTAGATAATCCGAGATTAACTGTTATTGAGGTAGCACATAAAATTTCTACTAAAGAAAAAGAAAAGTTCGATAAAGTATTAAAATTAGATGAACTAGCAAAACAGAAGTAA
- a CDS encoding protein kinase domain-containing protein yields the protein MYNPVYKLKINCLSNSYKVNFDKQWIYLTSKENTIPTIGWKIHISASPVDFWKIVERVSKIVIEKKDTFKIPIDYHAMLALTTGGTKLEAQGKMITIYPSDQSFANLKDYAEKLSVDLKENKYPIVRWDYRFKDTNVFFRYGAFLAEYLPDSMGYLKPAINYEGKKVLDYRKNLLKTAIPTFLKPPLNEKERITLKLEKLGFEKIKHINTTSKGNTFVAFYKNKKVFIKQAYANELIDKLGRSAADRLKNEYYYLKKIYNIINSVKPILLKEYTNESILVEEFVYGFSLSEYFRTGKYYDADRNQRNIFIVKIIDHLLSDIKKLHNNGIIFRDVSPSNIIVNNDIPILIDYELANQFSNLKAYDGATPGFFSIREKGIRRWSTQRDVYGLGALIFYLTTTVKPIYQEDLISSKKQREKLEKIAIAINEKNSRILQLSFLGIEMMYHCEKELSYFIKKFYLIKNFTLNMPLNEPIISNTINLNLKAYLKERAKKIVITNNKVTNRIDVLRKTQIISLDGGLVADLMLLKNQAYSNKKYSYNKMTKLLNTINYAYDYIPHYNVHNLITGDVGLLYCIDWYNKFYSNIKYSDLREKIIVSLENTDFEEYYTSFLYGNCGIGYMLCKAYHLSKDKRLLKIINTLINTVYKRIEVRDGKIIDINAGNANYKLNNKILDLGYGSVGVGIFFCEYLKIMDNKKILKITDMIYEQINMKKNYKNGYIYWRMSNFDNHHYPLLFSGTAGIGVFLISYKRLTKKHINNIDNILGLINHTLLNLNIVFTANLLQGAAGILFFSKYYEKGKELESKYRKIIYAMSSKKGAYRYWTDPSRYNRIDDSFLTGTPGIYYVLTMSKERGLRE from the coding sequence ATGTATAATCCAGTTTATAAATTAAAAATAAATTGTTTATCAAATAGCTATAAGGTTAATTTTGATAAACAATGGATTTATTTAACATCTAAAGAAAATACTATTCCAACAATTGGGTGGAAAATACATATTTCAGCATCTCCTGTTGATTTTTGGAAAATAGTGGAAAGAGTTTCTAAAATTGTAATAGAAAAAAAAGATACTTTTAAGATTCCGATTGATTATCATGCCATGCTAGCATTGACCACTGGCGGAACTAAGCTTGAAGCACAAGGAAAAATGATAACTATTTATCCGTCTGACCAGAGTTTTGCTAATTTAAAAGATTATGCGGAAAAATTAAGTGTCGATCTCAAAGAGAATAAGTATCCTATAGTTAGATGGGATTATAGATTTAAAGATACTAATGTTTTTTTCAGATATGGTGCTTTTTTAGCAGAATATCTGCCAGATAGTATGGGGTACTTAAAACCTGCTATTAATTATGAAGGAAAAAAAGTATTAGATTATCGTAAAAATCTATTGAAAACTGCAATTCCTACTTTTTTAAAGCCTCCTCTTAATGAAAAAGAACGAATAACACTAAAGTTAGAAAAATTAGGCTTCGAAAAGATTAAGCATATTAATACAACTAGTAAAGGGAATACATTTGTAGCTTTTTATAAAAATAAAAAGGTGTTTATAAAACAGGCGTATGCAAATGAACTTATTGATAAGTTAGGAAGATCTGCAGCGGATAGATTGAAAAATGAATATTACTATTTAAAAAAAATCTACAATATTATTAATTCTGTAAAACCTATTTTATTAAAGGAGTATACGAACGAGTCAATATTAGTCGAAGAATTTGTATATGGTTTTTCATTAAGTGAATATTTTAGAACCGGAAAATATTATGATGCTGATAGAAATCAAAGAAATATATTTATAGTTAAAATTATTGATCATCTATTATCAGATATTAAAAAATTACATAATAATGGCATTATTTTTAGAGATGTATCTCCAAGTAATATTATTGTAAACAACGATATTCCCATACTTATAGATTACGAGCTAGCAAATCAATTTTCTAATTTAAAAGCTTATGATGGGGCAACTCCAGGATTTTTTTCAATAAGAGAAAAGGGTATTAGACGTTGGTCTACTCAACGAGATGTATATGGCTTAGGAGCCCTTATATTCTATTTAACTACTACCGTAAAACCAATTTATCAGGAAGATTTAATTAGCTCTAAAAAGCAAAGAGAAAAGTTAGAAAAAATTGCTATTGCAATAAATGAGAAAAATTCTAGGATATTGCAATTGTCTTTTCTTGGTATTGAAATGATGTATCACTGTGAGAAAGAATTATCATATTTTATAAAAAAATTTTATTTAATAAAAAATTTTACTTTAAATATGCCTCTAAACGAGCCGATAATATCTAATACGATCAATCTAAACTTAAAAGCCTATCTTAAGGAAAGAGCTAAAAAAATAGTAATTACCAATAATAAAGTGACTAATAGGATAGATGTTTTAAGAAAAACTCAAATTATTAGTTTAGATGGAGGATTAGTGGCAGATCTAATGTTATTAAAAAATCAAGCTTATTCGAATAAAAAATATTCTTATAACAAAATGACTAAGTTGTTAAATACAATCAATTATGCTTATGATTATATTCCACACTATAATGTCCATAATTTAATTACAGGCGACGTAGGTCTTCTATACTGTATTGACTGGTACAATAAATTTTACTCAAATATCAAATATAGTGACTTACGAGAAAAAATTATCGTTTCTTTAGAGAATACAGATTTTGAAGAATACTATACAAGTTTTTTGTACGGAAATTGTGGAATTGGATATATGTTGTGCAAAGCATATCATCTTTCTAAGGATAAACGTTTACTAAAAATAATTAATACACTTATAAATACAGTATATAAACGTATTGAAGTAAGAGACGGAAAAATTATTGATATCAACGCAGGTAATGCGAATTATAAACTTAATAATAAAATTTTAGATCTAGGCTATGGATCAGTTGGAGTTGGAATATTTTTCTGCGAATATCTAAAAATTATGGATAATAAAAAAATTCTAAAGATTACAGATATGATTTATGAACAAATAAATATGAAGAAAAATTATAAAAATGGATACATATACTGGAGAATGTCAAATTTTGATAATCACCATTATCCCTTACTTTTTTCAGGAACAGCAGGAATAGGAGTATTTTTAATATCTTATAAGAGACTAACTAAAAAACACATAAATAATATAGATAATATACTTGGTCTAATAAATCATACGTTGCTAAATTTGAATATTGTATTTACAGCTAATCTCCTACAGGGAGCAGCGGGGATTTTATTTTTCTCAAAGTATTATGAAAAAGGAAAAGAATTAGAAAGTAAATATAGAAAAATAATATATGCTATGTCTTCTAAAAAAGGAGCGTATAGATATTGGACGGATCCGTCTAGATATAATCGAATAGATGACTCTTTTTTAACGGGTACTCCAGGAATTTACTATGTATTAACAATGTCTAAAGAAAGAGGGTTGAGGGAATGA
- a CDS encoding sucrose-specific PTS transporter subunit IIBC, whose product MDHKKVAETVIEAVGCDNLVAAAHCATRLRLVLKDDSKVNMKMLDSDPDIKGTFKTNSQFQIIIGPGDVNNVYDELIKMTGLSELSTDDLKKVAQKDQKFNPVMAFIKLLSDIFVPIIPALVAGGLLMALNNFLTSPGLFGAKSVVQMAPSVKGLSEIIQVMSAAPFIFMPILVGMSAAKRFGANQFLGATIGMIMTTPALGGAGKYWDIFGLHVSQTNYQYQVIPVLVAVWLLAFLEKRFHKWLPSAVDFTFTPLLSIMITGFLTFTIIGPVFKGVSDAITTAIVWLYNTTGAFGMGIFGLSYSAIVTTGLHQSFPAVETQLLAEYARGRGSGDFIFVTACMANVAQGAATFAIYFLTKNEKVKGLASSSGVSALLGITEPALFGVNLKYKFPFFCALIGAGVGAAFAGLMHVTAAAFGSAGFLGFLSMVPKSIPMWALSVAISFIVAFALTFIYGKRHFKEDVAEESGTVESAGDQVAQQEKAEQIIKEDKELHDEVIAAPVSGKAESLKDVNDPVFSTEAMGKGAAMVPSEGTIYSPVTGEITVAYETKHAYGIKSDEGAEVLIHIGIDTVNMKGEGFTTDVKQGQHVEKGEKLGTVDLDAVKKAGYDTTVMTVITNTTSYANVQRIDGVEKKHGDDLIAVTKR is encoded by the coding sequence ATGGATCACAAAAAAGTTGCTGAAACAGTTATTGAAGCTGTTGGTTGCGACAACTTAGTAGCCGCTGCTCACTGTGCTACGCGTCTACGTTTAGTCTTAAAAGACGATAGTAAAGTAAATATGAAAATGCTTGATAGCGATCCAGATATCAAGGGTACTTTTAAAACTAACAGTCAGTTTCAAATTATTATTGGGCCTGGGGATGTTAATAACGTCTACGATGAATTAATTAAAATGACAGGTCTATCAGAGCTTTCAACTGATGATTTAAAGAAGGTTGCTCAAAAGGATCAAAAGTTCAATCCAGTAATGGCCTTTATTAAGCTTTTATCTGACATCTTTGTTCCTATTATTCCAGCATTAGTAGCTGGTGGTTTATTAATGGCTTTGAACAACTTCTTAACTTCTCCAGGTTTATTTGGAGCTAAGTCAGTTGTTCAAATGGCACCGAGCGTTAAAGGATTATCTGAAATTATTCAGGTAATGTCCGCTGCTCCATTTATTTTCATGCCTATCTTAGTTGGTATGTCTGCTGCTAAACGTTTTGGAGCTAACCAATTCTTGGGTGCAACTATTGGTATGATTATGACCACTCCAGCTTTAGGTGGAGCTGGTAAATATTGGGATATCTTTGGTTTACACGTTTCTCAAACTAACTACCAATACCAAGTTATTCCGGTTTTAGTAGCAGTTTGGCTTTTAGCTTTCTTAGAAAAGAGATTCCACAAGTGGCTACCATCTGCAGTTGACTTTACTTTCACACCACTTCTTTCAATTATGATTACTGGTTTCTTAACTTTTACAATTATTGGACCAGTCTTTAAAGGTGTGTCAGATGCAATAACTACTGCTATTGTTTGGCTTTACAATACTACTGGTGCCTTTGGTATGGGTATCTTTGGTTTATCTTACTCAGCTATTGTTACTACTGGTCTTCACCAAAGTTTCCCAGCAGTTGAAACTCAACTTTTAGCTGAATATGCACGTGGTCGTGGATCCGGTGACTTTATCTTTGTTACCGCATGTATGGCTAACGTTGCTCAAGGTGCTGCTACATTTGCTATTTACTTCTTAACTAAGAATGAAAAGGTTAAGGGTTTAGCAAGTTCATCTGGTGTTTCTGCATTACTTGGTATTACCGAACCAGCATTGTTTGGTGTTAACTTGAAGTACAAGTTCCCATTCTTCTGTGCTTTAATTGGTGCAGGTGTTGGTGCTGCTTTTGCAGGCTTAATGCATGTTACTGCTGCTGCTTTTGGTTCAGCTGGATTCCTTGGATTCTTATCAATGGTTCCAAAGAGCATTCCAATGTGGGCACTTTCTGTAGCAATTAGTTTCATTGTTGCTTTTGCTTTGACCTTTATATATGGTAAACGTCACTTTAAGGAAGATGTGGCAGAAGAATCTGGTACTGTTGAATCTGCTGGTGATCAAGTAGCACAACAAGAAAAAGCTGAACAAATTATCAAAGAAGATAAAGAATTACATGATGAAGTAATTGCTGCTCCTGTTTCAGGTAAAGCAGAAAGCTTGAAAGATGTAAATGACCCGGTCTTCTCTACTGAAGCAATGGGTAAGGGTGCTGCAATGGTACCAAGTGAAGGTACTATCTACTCCCCAGTAACTGGTGAAATTACAGTTGCTTATGAAACTAAGCATGCTTATGGAATTAAATCAGACGAAGGTGCAGAAGTTCTAATTCATATTGGTATCGACACTGTAAACATGAAGGGTGAAGGATTTACTACTGATGTAAAGCAAGGCCAACATGTTGAAAAAGGTGAAAAGCTTGGAACAGTTGATTTAGATGCTGTAAAGAAAGCAGGATACGATACAACTGTCATGACTGTAATTACTAACACTACTAGCTATGCAAATGTTCAACGTATTGATGGCGTAGAAAAGAAGCATGGTGACGACTTAATTGCAGTTACTAAGAGATAA